A genomic segment from Pleurodeles waltl isolate 20211129_DDA chromosome 9, aPleWal1.hap1.20221129, whole genome shotgun sequence encodes:
- the LOC138259684 gene encoding C5a anaphylatoxin chemotactic receptor 1-like isoform X2 yields the protein MSIEYDYYGNDTSDNDSLWINFTLPDFHAPASPPTLSTVRVLSLVIYCIVFLLGVPGNAVVIWMTGYEMKRTVNTVWFLNLAIADFLCCLVIPFSIMLPLLDYHWPLGSFACRIIPSVYLLNMYASVLILTAISMDRCILVMKPIWCQNHRTIQKAVVASLSLWIFALLLTSPAFIFRKVNIYKTINKTTCNAHYGIAGDYAQNVETSIAVFRFLFGFICPFLAITLCYTLLIIKVSRSHFSRSNRMLKMILVVIVGFFVCWFPYHVSGLILATSSPKSDLFKSTNAVDSLLISVAFVNSCINPVIYVIAGQDFKEKFQKSIKTILRNVLTDDLSSSFADSKKTKSTTEERQTDTVV from the coding sequence ATGAGTATCGAGTATGACTACTATGGGAACGACACAAGTGACAATGACTCACTGTGGATCAATTTCACCTTGCCAGACTTCCATGCCCCTGCATCGCCTCCTACGCTAAGCACAGTGAGAGTGCTTTCCCTTGTGATCTACTGCATTGTATTCCTTCTTGGGGTTCCAGGGAATGCTGTggttatctggatgactggctatgAAATGAAAAGAACAGTGAACACTGTTTGGTTCTTAAACCTCGCCATTGCAGACTTCCTCTGCTGTTTGGTGATACCGTTTTCCATCATGCTGCCACTCCTTGACTATCATTGGCCCCTGGGTTCATTTGCATGCAGGATCATCCCTTCTGTGTATCTACTGAATATGTATGCCagcgtcctcatcctcactgccatcAGCATGGATCGGTGCATTCTAGTTATGAAGCCTATCTGGTGCCAGAATCATCGCACTATTCAGAAAGCCGTAGTAGCTTCTCTGTCACTGTGGATATTTGCGCTTCTCCTGACCAGTCCTGCTTTCATTTTCAGAAAGGTTAACATTTACAAGACAATCAACAAGACCACTTGCAATGCACATTATGGCATCGCTGGTGATTATGCCCAAAATGTGGAGACCTCAATTGCTGTTTTTCGGTTCTTGTTCGGATTCATCTGTCCATTCCTGGCCATCACACTTTGTTACACCTTGCTTATCATAAAAGTCAGTCGCAGCCACTTCAGCCGTTCAAATAGGATGCTAAAAATGATTCTTGTTGTGATTGTTGGGTTTTTTGTTTGTTGGTTTCCCTACCATGTGTCTGGTCTTATACTGGCCACTAGCTCACCCAAGTCAGACCTTTTCAAGTCAACAAATGCTGTGGATTCTCTGCTCATCAGTGTTGCCTTTGTCAACAGCTGTATAAACCCTGTTATCTATGTGATCGCGGGGCAGGACTTTAAGGAGAAATTTCAGAAGTCTATAAAGACCATACTCAGAAATGTACTGACGGATGACCTATCTTCGTCGTTTGCAGACAGTAAGAAGACCAAGTCAACTACTGAGGAAAGACAGACTGACACAGTTGTCTGA
- the LOC138259684 gene encoding uncharacterized protein isoform X1: MSVVYGARSGDSNGEREGLIAQKFNRQPQMPMLLHQPNNVWIHLAQEVLNISHFCMSNMQSVQDLITTCLVAVPTPAAVLLHIFNNANQDGMVDVSEVRSHLSLYEYCRHCPEVGRRLWRNMTSILTFNISNGDVCYSLTCDPMKIGKCAQLKLEKRDKNLTAAQRMLCHLRNNLTCLNVNNLMFCQNVVPAASHIQNVKLPKGWLFSCGNLSFTYIPANLTGGPCAWSRLGFLMFPMDTALHPRYTRDTIQLPTDCDSEISLLSKTEYVSLAGSIVGVPGLAVYNTRVINKLACLVVKNINYTSAALAELLLDVQGTRKAAWQNRAAIDYLLLKHNHGCSDFEGLCCFNLSDHSISINSHIEALHKLVKGVQQDVDKGWCDWAFGWLPNLGQLRYILGVIIIITVILISLCCCIQCVPNLLSQCRPRALPFQLIGYT, encoded by the coding sequence atgagtgtggtgtatggagcccgttcgggagactccaacggggagcgggaggggctcatagcccaaaaattcaaccgtcagccgcagatgccgatgctactgcatcaaccgaacaatgtttggattcatctagcgcaggaagtgctgaatatatctcacttctgtatgagtaacatgcaaagcgttcaagatctgattaccacttgtctagtggcagtgcccactcctgctgctgtattattgcacatctttaacaatgcaaaccaggatggaatggtggatgtgagtgaggttcgctcccatctgtcactctatgagtactgccgtcattgcccggaggtgggcaggcggttgtggaggaacatgacatctatactcacgtttaacatctcaaatggggatgtgtgctattcattgacctgtgatcctatgaaaataggtaaatgtgctcagctcaaattggagaaaagagacaaaaacttaactgctgcacaacggatgTTGTGCCACTTACGGAACaacctgacctgtttgaatgtaaataatttgatgttttgccagaatgtggtgcctgctgccagccacattcaaaatgttaagttgcctaaaggttggctcttttcttgtggtaacctttcttttacttatattccagccaatctaaccggagggccttgtgcctggtcacgcttaggctttctcatgtttcctatggatactgctctacaccctcgctataccagagacactattcaattacctacggactgtgattccgaaatttcattgctttccaaaacagaatatgttagtttagctggttctatcgtaggggtgccaggactcgcagtatataataccagagttattaataaacttgcatgcctagtagtcaagaatattaactatacatcagctgccttagctgagctgttactagatgtacagggaactagaaaagctgcttgGCAGAATcgtgctgctattgattatttactgcttaaacacaaccatggctgcagtgattttgaagggttgtgttgcttcaatttatccgaccactccatatcaatcaactcccatatagaggccctgcataagttagtgaagggggtgcagcaggatgttgacaaggggtggtgtgattgggcttttggatggctgcctaatttaggccaactgcgttatatccttggtgtaatcattatcataacagttattttaatttcgttatgttgttgtattcagtgtgtgcctaaccttctatctcagtgtcgcccaagagcattgccatttcagcttataggatatacttag